In Pelmatolapia mariae isolate MD_Pm_ZW linkage group LG8, Pm_UMD_F_2, whole genome shotgun sequence, one genomic interval encodes:
- the LOC134633438 gene encoding E3 SUMO-protein ligase ZBED1-like, whose protein sequence is MELAFHGSTTAMHEHLKRKHVVASDDEVVQSSRTGKKIRLSSMDDFVTKPTTCTPRQADVLTESILNMLVTDMRPLSMVDDQGFKEMIKQFNPDYHDNYLPGRSHFTKLMEKKYDATFEKVKQTLGGVKGFFTLTADVWTSRATEAYLGVSCHFLSEDWKMKSFILDTMPLEERHTGANIVTWMEEVLTKFEILPAKIKAVVHDSGSNMVAAMRLLEEKHGWASIRCAGHTLQLIVNTALKDTTISRALGAARQLVEHFKRSELASTRLKMKQEQMNVKKNTLIQDVSTRWNSTFHMIERLLEQRWPLTATLSDPEVTPRGKHYFDLKPDQWALLEELKQGLAPFETATVYLSGQQYTTVSGLPQVVKGLTRAVHQSQLETSSGKSFIASAEKGIKQRWGSICTFSADKENPVILAAALDPRYRKLKFLAPEDVIRVQGTVEVLAVKEANAGTHEHAKVQTDNGSGGTEKTVLDNLLESDTDSQGDNEEAASKEDQDVQVVRSEVQLYFKEATVSKKDDPLKWWSENEGRFPTLSKLAKSFLCIPATSTPSERIFSTAGNICSQKRASLSAEHVEKLTFLAMNNNLV, encoded by the exons ATGGAACTTGCCTTCCATGGCAGTACAACGGCGATGCACGAGCATCTAAAAAGGAAGCACGTTGTGGCATCCGACGACGAAGTGGTACAGTCGTCTCG GACTGGTAAAAAAATACGTTTGTCTTCAATGGACGACTTTGTCACCAAGCCAACAACGTGTACACCTCGGCAAGCAGATGTCCTGACTGAATCAATCTTAAACATGTTGGTGACGGACATGAGACCCCTGTCTATGGTTGATGATCAAGGTTTCAAAGAGATGATCAAGCAGTTCAACCCAGATTACCATGATAACTACCTACCAGGCCGATCCCACTTCACCAAATTGATGGAAAAGAAATATGATGCTACCTTTGAGAAG GTAAAGCAGACTCTTGGTGGTGTCAAAGGTTTCTTCACCCTGACTGCTGATGTCTGGACCAGTCGTGCAACAGAAGCCTACCTGGGTGTGTCTTGCCATTTCCTGAGTGAAGATTGGAAGATGAAGAGCTTCATCCTTGATACCATGCCCCTTGAGGAGAGGCATACTGGTGCCAATATAGTGACATGGATGGAAGAGGTGCTAACAAAGTTTGAGATCTTGCctgccaaaataaaagcagtagTACATGACAGTGGTTCCAATATGGTGGCAGCAATGCGACTGCTTGAAGAAAAACATGGATGGGCCTCTATCCGCTGTGCTGGACACACACTCCAGCTCATAGTCAATACTGCTCTCAAAGACACCACCATAAGCAGAGCACTAGGTGCTGCTAGGCAGCTAGTGGAGCACTTTAAGAGAAGCGAGCTGGCTAGTACAAGACTAAAAATGAAACAGGAGCAAATGAATGTGAAGAAAAATACACTGATCCAAGATGTCAGTACAAGATGGAATAGTACATTCCACATGATAGAGAGACTCCTCGAACAGCGCTGGCCTCTCACTGCCACTCTTTCAGATCCCGAGGTAACGCCAAGGGGGAAACACTATTTCGACTTGAAGCCAGACCAGTGGGCGCTACTTGAAGAACTGAAGCAAGGTTTGGCACCTTTTGAGACTGCTACTGTTTACCTTAGTGGACAGCAGTACACAACGGTTTCAGGTCTTCCACAGGTGGTCAAAGGGCTGACACGGGCTGTACACCAAAGCCAACTGGAGACGAGCTCAGGAAAATCTTTCATTGCCAGTGCAGAAAAAGGCATAAAACAGAGATGGGGGAGTATATGCACTTTCTCAGCAGACAAAGAAAACCCTGTTATTCTCGCAGCTGCCTTGGACCCCAGATACAGAAAGTTGAAGTTTTTGGCTCCTGAAGATGTCATCAGAGTGCAGGGGACTGTTGAAGTGCTTGCTGTCAAAGAAGCAAATGCTGGGACACATGAGCATGCAAAAGTGCAGACAGACAATGGTTCAGGTGGAACTGAAAAGACTGTTCTGGACAACCTCCTTGAGTCTGACACAGACAGTCAGGGAGACAATGAGGAAGCAGCATCTAAGGAGGACCAAGATGTCCAAGTTGTGAGAAGTGAAGTTCAGCTGTACTTTAAAGAAGCCACAGTTTCTAAAAAGGATGATCCTCTTAAATGGTGGAGCGAAAATGAGGGACGTTTCCCCACACTATCAAAGCTAGCTAAATCTTTTCTGTGCATTCCTGCAACCTCCACCCCATCGGAGCGGATCTTCTCCACAGCAGGGAACATCTGCTCTCAAAAGAGAGCAAGCCTTTCTGCAGAACATGTAGAAAAGCTAACTTTCCTGGCTATGAACAATAATCTCGTGTAG